From a region of the Thermus caldilimi genome:
- a CDS encoding cytochrome P450: MTATLDLKKALPDLRRLREDPLSALLDWGRTHPRLRLPLPGMPLHLVFDPQGVEKVLHATDHKATFQYRELSRLTGRGLLTDWGEAYQRARKALKDPFFPRSVAGYRGALEEEAEAFFASWRPGERRELDHAMLALSLRFLGRALWGKPLPERIAELALAALERVVERMQNPFSRLDLLAEWRFHQQRRALEEAALPLLSEPPLSALPRERALAEAKTLLVAGHETTASALTWSLYLLSHRPDWQEKVAESEAQALAAFQEALRLYPPAWILTRKAEAPLDLGNEEVPPGTTVVLSPYVTHRLAFPEGEAFRPERFLEKRGTPSGRYFPFGLGRRLCLGRDFALLEGPVALMAFFRRFRLSPLPTPKVHAGVTLRPEGGLWATLEAA, encoded by the coding sequence ATGACCGCCACCTTGGACCTCAAAAAGGCCCTGCCCGACCTGAGGCGGCTCCGGGAAGACCCCCTCTCCGCCCTCCTGGACTGGGGCCGGACGCACCCCCGGCTGCGCCTGCCCCTGCCGGGCATGCCCCTCCACCTGGTCTTCGACCCCCAAGGGGTGGAAAAGGTACTCCACGCCACCGACCACAAGGCCACCTTCCAGTACCGGGAACTTTCCCGCCTTACCGGGCGGGGCCTCCTCACCGACTGGGGGGAAGCCTACCAAAGGGCCCGCAAGGCCCTCAAAGACCCCTTCTTCCCTCGGAGCGTGGCGGGCTACCGGGGGGCGCTGGAGGAGGAGGCGGAGGCCTTCTTTGCCTCGTGGCGCCCCGGGGAGCGGCGGGAGCTGGACCACGCCATGCTGGCCCTTTCCCTGCGCTTCCTGGGCCGGGCCCTTTGGGGGAAACCCCTCCCCGAGCGGATCGCCGAGTTGGCCCTCGCCGCCCTGGAGCGGGTCGTGGAGCGGATGCAAAACCCCTTCTCCCGGCTGGACCTCCTGGCGGAGTGGCGCTTCCATCAGCAGAGAAGGGCCCTGGAGGAGGCGGCCCTTCCCCTCCTTTCCGAGCCCCCCCTCTCCGCCCTTCCCCGGGAAAGGGCCTTAGCCGAGGCCAAGACCCTCCTGGTGGCGGGGCACGAGACCACGGCCAGCGCCCTCACCTGGAGCCTCTACCTCCTCTCCCACAGGCCGGACTGGCAGGAGAAGGTAGCGGAAAGCGAGGCCCAGGCCCTGGCCGCCTTCCAGGAGGCCCTGAGGCTTTACCCCCCCGCCTGGATCCTCACCCGCAAGGCGGAGGCCCCCCTAGACCTGGGGAACGAGGAGGTCCCCCCAGGGACCACGGTGGTCCTCTCCCCCTACGTGACCCACCGCCTGGCCTTCCCCGAGGGGGAGGCCTTCCGACCCGAGCGCTTCCTGGAAAAACGGGGCACCCCTTCCGGGCGCTACTTCCCCTTCGGCCTGGGGAGGCGGCTCTGCCTAGGGCGGGACTTCGCCCTCTTAGAAGGCCCCGTGGCCCTCATGGCCTTCTTCCGCCGCTTCCGGCTCTCCCCCTTGCCCACGCCTAAGGTTCACGCCGGAGTGACCTTACGGCCCGAGGGAGGGCTTTGGGCCACCCTGGAGGCCGCATGA
- a CDS encoding arsenate reductase (azurin) large subunit: MGDQFQAITWQDALTLMAGVIKGIRDRDGNDDNLAVKCYDHGGSGQGFEDNYGAGKLFFTALSVKHIAIHNRPAYNSEVWGSRERGVHELNYTYEDARLADTIVLWGANPYETATVFYAEHMLPNIQGNTVAEKQRVFDRGEPAEPGYLIVIDPRKTSSYTVAETAAKDRVLLLQPNLGTDYILANAIARVVWERGYYDMAYLEARTDVKLFEEYKQKSLKLQVPYAEFMAQVERITGVPRAQIEKAADWIAKPKAGKFKRRTLTIYEKGIIWNMKNYDQVAAIVQLAVLTHNIGRPGTGCGRQGGHQEGYVRPPAPTPGSIYRGGPPVNVDKFLVDGKGKFYWVIATDPYLSTPNAQVFRKRIHERTEKLTKALGAGGEPGTIQERVKKILDVLYSDPDALFMVVQDIYMTETARDAHLILPAAAWGEANDTSINCNSRLLRLYEKFMDPPGEAKPDWEIFKWVGLRIAELYRAEGKHQEAAKFEFGKNWNTDEEVFLAGAEEFSDNRVSGEDEAKLEPENYKGVTYKFLKEVGQQGIQTPVRRDPKTGKLVGTVRRYTHKFGTTDGKFKWYGTDDWEGYPPEVAKYLEGERARQYPFWVTTGRAQTIWQTAYHDRHLPEKAMALPLPYVEVNPQDAKRLGLQSGDLVEVYNEEGNGTFMVYVTDAVKPGMIFLVMYHWRGTSNSLVSGYTDPKTTIPWYKGTRANLRKVAGALPFVQQAASLLQQNKFD, translated from the coding sequence TTGGGAGACCAGTTCCAGGCCATCACCTGGCAGGACGCCCTCACCCTCATGGCCGGGGTCATCAAGGGTATCCGGGACCGGGATGGCAACGACGACAACCTCGCCGTGAAGTGCTACGACCACGGGGGATCAGGCCAGGGCTTTGAGGACAACTACGGGGCGGGCAAGCTCTTCTTTACCGCGCTTTCCGTGAAGCACATCGCCATTCACAACCGGCCCGCCTATAACTCCGAGGTCTGGGGCAGCCGCGAGCGGGGGGTGCACGAGCTCAACTACACCTATGAGGACGCCCGGCTGGCCGACACCATCGTTCTCTGGGGGGCTAACCCGTACGAAACCGCCACGGTGTTCTACGCCGAGCACATGCTCCCCAACATCCAGGGGAACACGGTGGCGGAAAAGCAGAGGGTCTTTGACCGAGGGGAGCCTGCGGAACCCGGGTACCTGATCGTGATTGACCCGCGGAAGACCTCCTCCTATACCGTCGCCGAAACCGCGGCTAAGGACCGGGTCCTTCTCCTTCAGCCCAACTTGGGCACGGACTACATCCTGGCCAATGCCATCGCCCGGGTGGTCTGGGAGCGGGGCTACTACGACATGGCCTACCTCGAGGCCCGCACCGACGTGAAGCTTTTCGAGGAGTACAAGCAGAAGAGCCTCAAGCTTCAGGTGCCCTATGCCGAGTTCATGGCCCAGGTGGAAAGGATCACCGGGGTGCCCCGGGCCCAGATCGAGAAGGCTGCGGACTGGATTGCCAAGCCCAAGGCGGGCAAGTTCAAGCGCCGCACCCTCACCATCTACGAGAAGGGCATCATCTGGAACATGAAGAACTACGATCAGGTGGCGGCCATCGTGCAGCTGGCGGTCCTCACCCACAACATCGGCCGCCCCGGCACGGGCTGTGGCCGTCAGGGCGGGCACCAGGAGGGGTACGTGCGGCCTCCTGCCCCCACCCCGGGCTCCATCTACCGGGGCGGGCCTCCCGTCAACGTGGACAAGTTCCTGGTGGACGGCAAGGGCAAGTTCTACTGGGTGATCGCCACTGATCCTTACTTGTCCACGCCAAACGCCCAGGTCTTCCGCAAGCGCATCCACGAGCGTACGGAGAAGCTCACCAAGGCCCTGGGTGCTGGTGGGGAGCCCGGGACCATCCAGGAACGGGTGAAGAAAATCCTGGACGTGCTCTACTCCGACCCGGATGCCCTTTTCATGGTGGTCCAGGACATTTACATGACGGAGACCGCCCGCGACGCCCACCTGATCCTGCCCGCGGCCGCCTGGGGTGAGGCCAACGACACCTCCATCAATTGCAATAGCCGTCTGCTCCGCCTGTACGAGAAGTTCATGGATCCCCCCGGTGAGGCCAAGCCCGATTGGGAGATCTTCAAGTGGGTGGGCCTGCGGATCGCTGAACTCTATCGGGCCGAGGGCAAGCACCAGGAGGCCGCCAAGTTTGAGTTCGGCAAGAACTGGAACACCGATGAGGAGGTCTTCCTGGCCGGGGCGGAGGAGTTTAGCGACAACCGGGTGAGCGGGGAGGACGAGGCCAAGCTGGAGCCCGAGAACTACAAGGGGGTCACCTACAAGTTCCTCAAAGAGGTGGGTCAGCAAGGCATACAAACACCTGTGCGCCGGGATCCCAAGACCGGGAAGCTGGTGGGTACCGTGCGCCGCTATACCCACAAGTTCGGCACCACCGACGGCAAGTTCAAGTGGTACGGTACCGACGACTGGGAGGGCTACCCTCCAGAGGTGGCCAAGTACCTGGAAGGGGAAAGGGCCCGGCAGTATCCCTTCTGGGTCACCACGGGGCGGGCCCAGACCATCTGGCAGACCGCCTACCACGACCGTCACCTGCCGGAAAAGGCAATGGCCCTCCCCTTGCCCTATGTGGAGGTCAACCCGCAGGATGCCAAGCGGCTTGGCCTCCAGTCGGGGGACCTGGTGGAGGTCTACAACGAAGAGGGAAACGGCACCTTCATGGTGTACGTGACGGATGCGGTGAAGCCCGGCATGATCTTCCTGGTCATGTACCACTGGCGGGGTACTTCCAACTCCTTGGTCTCCGGCTACACCGATCCCAAGACCACCATTCCGTGGTACAAGGGCACCCGGGCTAACCTCCGCAAGGTGGCAGGGGCCCTCCCCTTCGTGCAGCAGGCGGCTAGCCTCCTGCAACAGAACAAGTTTGACTAA
- the fni gene encoding type 2 isopentenyl-diphosphate Delta-isomerase, translated as MNIQERKRKHLEACLQGEVAYQRTTTGFEAYRLRYQALAGLALGEVDLSTPFLGKTLKAPFLIGAMTGGEENGERINLALAEAAEALGVGMMLGSGRVVLERPEALRSFRVRKVAPRVLLIANLGLAQLRRYGREDLLRLVEMLEADALALHVNPLQEAVQRGDTDFRGLLERLAALLPLPFPVLVKEVGHGLSREAALALKGLPLAALDVAGAGGTSWARVEEWVRYGEVRHPELCEIGIPTARAIREVREVLPEIPLIASGGVYTGTEAVKALALGADLVAVARPLLRPALEGPEAVATFLADYLGEMRTALFAIGAKGPKEARGRIEPRSSSNP; from the coding sequence TTGAACATCCAGGAGAGGAAGCGCAAGCACCTGGAGGCCTGCCTCCAGGGGGAGGTGGCCTACCAGAGGACCACCACGGGCTTTGAGGCGTACCGCCTCCGCTACCAGGCCCTGGCGGGCCTGGCCCTCGGCGAGGTGGACCTCTCCACCCCCTTCCTGGGCAAGACCCTAAAGGCCCCCTTCCTCATCGGGGCCATGACCGGGGGAGAGGAAAACGGGGAAAGGATCAACCTGGCCCTGGCGGAGGCGGCCGAGGCCCTGGGGGTGGGGATGATGCTGGGCTCGGGGCGCGTGGTCCTGGAACGCCCCGAGGCCCTGCGGAGCTTTAGGGTGCGCAAGGTAGCCCCCAGGGTTCTCCTCATCGCCAACCTGGGCCTGGCCCAGCTCCGGCGCTACGGGCGGGAGGACCTCCTGCGGCTGGTGGAGATGCTGGAGGCGGACGCCCTGGCCCTCCACGTGAACCCCCTGCAGGAGGCGGTGCAGCGGGGGGACACGGACTTCCGGGGGCTTCTGGAGCGCCTGGCAGCGCTCCTTCCCCTCCCCTTCCCCGTCCTGGTGAAGGAGGTGGGGCACGGGCTTTCCCGGGAGGCGGCCTTGGCCCTCAAGGGGCTTCCCCTGGCGGCCTTGGACGTGGCCGGGGCCGGGGGGACCAGCTGGGCCCGGGTGGAGGAGTGGGTGCGCTATGGGGAGGTGCGCCACCCGGAGCTTTGCGAGATCGGCATTCCCACGGCCAGGGCCATAAGGGAGGTGCGGGAAGTCCTCCCCGAGATCCCCCTCATCGCCTCCGGGGGGGTCTACACGGGCACGGAGGCGGTGAAGGCCCTGGCCCTGGGGGCCGACCTGGTGGCGGTGGCCAGACCCCTCCTCAGACCCGCCCTGGAGGGCCCTGAGGCCGTGGCTACTTTTCTTGCCGACTACCTGGGGGAGATGCGCACCGCCCTCTTCGCCATCGGGGCCAAGGGCCCCAAGGAAGCCCGGGGACGCATTGAGCCTAGGAGCTCCTCAAATCCATGA
- the phr gene encoding deoxyribodipyrimidine photo-lyase, whose product MYLVWHRADLRLADHPALLEALRSGPLVGLVVLDPNNLAAASPRRRAWFLENVRALREAYRERGGALWVRQGFPWEEVPQAARALGAKAVYALKSYTPYGRYRDQRVREALPIPLHLLPAPHLVPPDLPRAYRVYTPFSRNFQGVDPPLPAPEALPPGPEEGEIPKEDPGIPLPEPGEGAAWAKLLGFLKAKLPRYPLERDRLDGEGGSRLSPYFTLGVLSPRQAAWEALRREGEGARKWVSELLWRDFSYHLLYHFPWMREQALDQRFEALPWQEDEELFLAWYLGKTGVPLVDAAMRELHATGFLSNRARMAVAQFAVKYLLLPWQKAEACFKDLLLDGDTPQNLQGWQWAGGLGVDAAPYFRVFNLVEQGRRHDPEGSWLRRWAPEYPSYEPQDPVVDLPQARKRYLELAQRLTRG is encoded by the coding sequence ATGTACCTGGTCTGGCACCGGGCCGACCTGCGGCTTGCCGACCACCCGGCCCTCCTCGAGGCCCTGCGCTCGGGACCCCTGGTGGGGCTGGTGGTCCTGGACCCCAACAACCTGGCCGCCGCCTCCCCCAGGCGCCGGGCCTGGTTCCTGGAGAACGTGCGGGCCCTCCGGGAGGCCTACCGGGAGCGGGGCGGGGCCCTCTGGGTGCGCCAGGGTTTCCCCTGGGAGGAAGTCCCCCAGGCGGCGAGGGCGCTTGGAGCCAAGGCCGTCTACGCCCTGAAGAGCTACACCCCTTACGGCCGCTACCGGGACCAGAGGGTGCGGGAAGCCCTGCCCATTCCCCTCCACCTCCTCCCCGCCCCCCACCTCGTCCCCCCGGACCTCCCCCGGGCCTACCGGGTCTACACCCCCTTCAGCCGGAACTTTCAGGGTGTAGACCCCCCTCTCCCCGCCCCGGAGGCCCTGCCCCCAGGGCCGGAGGAGGGGGAAATCCCCAAAGAAGACCCCGGCATCCCCCTGCCCGAGCCGGGAGAAGGGGCGGCTTGGGCAAAGCTCCTGGGATTCCTCAAGGCCAAACTCCCCCGCTACCCCCTGGAGCGGGACCGGCTGGACGGGGAAGGGGGCTCGCGGCTTTCCCCCTACTTCACCCTAGGGGTCCTCTCCCCCCGGCAGGCGGCCTGGGAAGCCCTTAGGCGGGAAGGCGAGGGGGCCAGGAAATGGGTTAGCGAACTCCTCTGGCGCGACTTTTCCTACCACCTCCTCTACCACTTCCCCTGGATGCGGGAACAGGCGCTGGACCAGCGTTTCGAGGCCCTCCCCTGGCAGGAGGACGAGGAACTCTTCCTGGCCTGGTACCTGGGCAAGACCGGGGTGCCCCTGGTGGACGCGGCCATGCGGGAGCTGCACGCCACGGGCTTCCTCTCCAACCGGGCGCGAATGGCGGTGGCCCAGTTTGCGGTGAAGTACCTCCTCCTCCCCTGGCAAAAGGCGGAAGCCTGCTTCAAAGACCTTCTCCTGGACGGGGACACCCCGCAAAACCTCCAGGGCTGGCAGTGGGCGGGGGGCCTGGGGGTGGACGCCGCCCCCTACTTCCGGGTGTTCAACCTGGTGGAGCAGGGGCGGCGGCACGACCCCGAGGGAAGCTGGCTCCGGCGCTGGGCCCCCGAGTACCCCTCGTACGAACCCCAAGATCCCGTGGTGGACCTCCCTCAAGCCCGCAAGCGCTACCTGGAGCTGGCCCAGAGGCTAACCCGAGGGTAG
- a CDS encoding glycosyltransferase: protein MTPFPEFDFFFGVFLFLLLRLLALLYNLLRLPRLAPKPTPARPTASLLVPARNEAGNLRRTLPTLLGQGAMEVLVLDDGSEDGTGEVARALGAGHPGFRLLKGKPLPPGWTGKNWACWQLAQEARGEVLVFTDADARWEEGALGGLLEGLKGADLLSALPRQEARGTFAGALVPFVMGGLFSFLPHPLLEALRVANGQVLAFRREAYFAQGGHRAVRGEVLEDVALARRAPRFRLALGVALFSVEMYRGYREAVEGFGKNFLEIHLKNPAVLLGSAFYHLALYTLPWALGRWELGLLGLLERLALQAALGGPLWPAFLSPIAPLLLLPVYLRALLPGKRWKGRAL from the coding sequence ATGACTCCGTTTCCCGAGTTTGACTTTTTCTTTGGGGTCTTTCTCTTCCTCCTCCTCCGCCTCCTCGCCCTCCTCTACAACCTCCTGCGCCTTCCCCGCCTGGCCCCTAAGCCCACGCCCGCAAGACCCACCGCCTCCCTCCTGGTCCCCGCCCGGAACGAGGCGGGAAACCTGAGGCGCACCCTCCCCACCCTCCTTGGGCAGGGGGCCATGGAGGTCCTGGTCCTGGACGACGGCTCGGAGGACGGCACAGGGGAGGTGGCCCGGGCCCTGGGGGCGGGGCACCCCGGCTTCCGCCTCCTGAAGGGCAAGCCCCTGCCCCCGGGCTGGACGGGCAAGAACTGGGCCTGCTGGCAGCTGGCCCAGGAGGCCCGGGGAGAGGTCTTGGTCTTCACCGACGCCGACGCGCGCTGGGAGGAAGGGGCCCTGGGGGGGCTCTTGGAGGGGCTAAAGGGTGCGGACCTCCTCTCCGCCCTGCCCCGCCAGGAGGCCAGGGGGACCTTTGCAGGGGCCCTGGTCCCCTTCGTGATGGGGGGGCTTTTCTCCTTCCTGCCCCACCCCCTATTGGAAGCCCTCCGGGTGGCCAACGGCCAGGTGCTGGCCTTCCGCCGGGAGGCCTACTTCGCCCAAGGGGGGCACCGGGCGGTGCGGGGGGAGGTGCTCGAGGACGTGGCCCTGGCCAGGCGGGCGCCCCGGTTCCGCCTGGCCCTGGGAGTGGCCCTCTTTTCCGTGGAGATGTACCGGGGCTACCGGGAGGCGGTAGAGGGCTTCGGCAAAAACTTCCTGGAGATCCACCTCAAAAACCCCGCGGTCCTCCTGGGAAGCGCCTTCTACCACCTCGCCCTCTACACCCTTCCCTGGGCCTTGGGCCGCTGGGAGCTGGGGCTTTTGGGCCTTCTGGAGAGGCTTGCCCTCCAGGCCGCCCTGGGAGGCCCCCTCTGGCCCGCCTTCCTCTCCCCCATCGCCCCCCTCCTGCTCCTCCCCGTCTACCTCCGGGCCCTCCTCCCGGGCAAGCGGTGGAAAGGGCGGGCGCTCTGA
- a CDS encoding transposase, producing MHQTAQALLWTLLALLPTPHLRESLKALLLLLLTGHGKARPQHSKTKSPSALSRFLNRYPWPTRALIRLARKKAQETLHRARPRRGPKPRLLVVLDLVTLEKRGLFPALPLSFFHGKWGLHLVVLYLVLGELRIPWAYRVWRGKGEKALSLLALRLLASLPPWMRKSFHLRVVADAAFGTARFLVGVRGLGLEAVVGMRRDRKTREGLPLFGLRRQGSRVHLRGLPFPVWVSWYRYPLPGGGWEWRYVVATFPAGPRTVLVWGRRRFTIEHFFRTVKSEFSLGRFGQRTALGVHRFLVLSFLAYLLAHWVRLAPDGRGLSWREAGREAARLLLPEVVLRVLMAELGALGLWPPPAGGRGCSCRVFGRCKF from the coding sequence ATGCACCAGACGGCCCAAGCTCTACTCTGGACCCTCCTGGCCCTCCTGCCAACCCCCCACCTCCGGGAGTCCCTCAAAGCGCTTCTTCTCCTCCTTCTCACCGGCCACGGCAAGGCCAGGCCCCAGCACAGCAAGACCAAGTCCCCTTCCGCCCTCTCCCGCTTCCTCAACCGCTATCCCTGGCCCACCCGCGCCCTCATCCGCCTGGCTCGCAAGAAGGCCCAGGAAACCCTCCACCGGGCCAGGCCCAGGCGGGGGCCCAAGCCCAGGCTCCTGGTGGTCCTGGACCTGGTCACCCTGGAGAAGCGGGGCCTCTTCCCCGCCTTGCCCCTCTCCTTTTTCCACGGCAAGTGGGGGCTCCACCTGGTGGTGCTCTATCTGGTGCTGGGAGAGCTGCGCATCCCCTGGGCCTACCGGGTGTGGCGGGGGAAGGGGGAGAAGGCCCTTTCCCTCCTTGCCCTGCGTCTTCTGGCCTCCCTGCCCCCCTGGATGCGCAAGTCCTTCCACCTTCGGGTGGTGGCCGATGCTGCCTTCGGCACCGCCCGGTTTCTTGTGGGGGTGCGGGGGTTGGGTCTGGAAGCGGTGGTGGGGATGCGGCGGGACCGAAAGACGCGGGAGGGGCTTCCCCTCTTTGGGCTCAGACGGCAGGGGAGCCGGGTGCACCTGCGGGGACTTCCCTTTCCCGTGTGGGTGAGCTGGTACCGCTATCCCTTACCCGGGGGAGGGTGGGAGTGGCGGTACGTGGTGGCCACCTTTCCCGCGGGGCCACGGACTGTGCTGGTGTGGGGGCGGCGGCGGTTTACCATTGAGCACTTCTTCCGCACGGTAAAGAGCGAGTTTTCCCTGGGGCGTTTTGGGCAGCGGACGGCCTTGGGGGTGCATCGGTTTCTGGTGTTGTCCTTCCTGGCTTACCTGCTGGCCCACTGGGTGAGGCTAGCTCCAGACGGGAGAGGTCTTTCTTGGCGGGAGGCTGGGCGGGAGGCGGCGCGCCTGCTTCTGCCGGAGGTGGTCTTGCGGGTCCTCATGGCCGAGCTGGGAGCTTTGGGTCTTTGGCCTCCGCCTGCGGGGGGAAGGGGGTGTTCATGCAGGGTATTCGGGAGGTGCAAGTTTTGA
- a CDS encoding arsenate reductase (azurin) small subunit: MTQTLSRRRFVKLTAAAAALFAAGGKAQWGYAPSLTYPAVKVANVAQVKTGQPITFNYPDASAPAILVKLGKPAIGGVGPGRDIVAFSGLCTHMGCPIQYEGERFICRCHYSMFDPAKAGQTYQGLASSWLPQIPLRIDGKGDIYAVAVAGLIWGRVKNV, encoded by the coding sequence ATGACGCAAACCTTGTCGCGTAGGCGGTTTGTCAAGCTGACGGCGGCGGCCGCCGCCCTCTTCGCCGCAGGGGGCAAGGCCCAGTGGGGATATGCACCCAGCCTTACGTACCCGGCGGTGAAGGTGGCCAACGTTGCTCAGGTGAAAACGGGTCAGCCCATCACCTTTAACTACCCCGATGCCTCCGCCCCGGCCATCCTGGTTAAGCTGGGCAAGCCGGCCATTGGAGGCGTGGGGCCTGGGCGGGACATCGTGGCCTTCTCGGGCCTTTGCACCCATATGGGCTGCCCTATCCAATACGAGGGGGAGAGGTTCATCTGCCGGTGCCACTACTCCATGTTCGACCCCGCCAAGGCCGGGCAGACCTACCAGGGCTTGGCCAGCTCCTGGCTTCCCCAGATTCCTTTGCGCATAGACGGCAAGGGTGATATTTACGCGGTGGCCGTGGCCGGTCTCATCTGGGGCCGGGTTAAGAACGTGTAG
- a CDS encoding YbgA family protein yields the protein MELLWPRPRVVVSACLGFAAVRYSGELIPDRIVAALREHVDFIPMCPEVEIGLGVPRPTVRLVRVGEEVHMVQPLTKEDLTQKMRAFSRGFLASLGRVEGFILKNRSPSCALKDAKVYAYADQGGAVARGPGLFAREVEEAFPLLPKEDEGRLTSARIRTHFLFRIFGLARLREVRDLAGLMAFHARYKLLLHAHHQAEIRSLGRLLAEAKGKPFHEVRRAYEEGFLRATRHPFRLPAMADALLHAFGYFKKALSSKEKAHFLDLLADFREERVPLEAPLALLRSWALRFGEDYLEAQALFEPYPKALMDLRSS from the coding sequence ATGGAGCTTCTTTGGCCAAGGCCCAGAGTGGTGGTGAGCGCCTGCTTGGGCTTTGCCGCCGTGCGCTACTCGGGGGAACTGATACCAGATCGGATTGTGGCTGCCTTGCGGGAGCATGTGGACTTCATCCCCATGTGCCCGGAAGTGGAGATCGGCCTGGGGGTGCCGAGGCCCACGGTGCGGTTGGTGCGGGTGGGTGAGGAGGTGCACATGGTCCAGCCCCTCACGAAAGAGGACCTCACCCAGAAAATGCGGGCCTTCAGCCGGGGATTCCTCGCTTCCCTGGGCCGGGTGGAAGGGTTCATCCTCAAGAACCGCTCCCCTTCCTGTGCCCTTAAGGATGCCAAGGTATATGCCTATGCGGACCAGGGTGGGGCGGTGGCCAGGGGGCCGGGACTTTTCGCCCGGGAAGTGGAGGAGGCCTTTCCCCTCCTGCCCAAGGAGGATGAGGGACGGTTAACCAGTGCCCGAATCCGGACCCATTTTCTTTTCCGTATTTTTGGTCTAGCCCGGCTTAGGGAGGTGCGGGACCTGGCGGGCCTTATGGCCTTCCACGCCCGGTATAAGCTCCTGCTCCACGCCCACCACCAAGCCGAGATTCGAAGCCTGGGGAGGCTTTTGGCCGAGGCTAAGGGAAAGCCTTTTCACGAGGTGCGAAGGGCTTACGAGGAAGGTTTCCTTAGGGCCACCCGACATCCTTTCCGCCTTCCGGCCATGGCTGATGCCCTGCTCCATGCCTTTGGGTACTTCAAAAAGGCCCTTTCCTCCAAGGAGAAAGCCCATTTCCTGGATCTGCTGGCGGATTTTCGGGAGGAGCGGGTGCCCCTGGAGGCTCCCCTGGCCCTCCTCCGTTCCTGGGCCTTGCGCTTTGGGGAGGATTACCTCGAGGCCCAGGCCCTTTTTGAGCCCTACCCGAAAGCCCTCATGGATTTGAGGAGCTCCTAG
- a CDS encoding lycopene cyclase domain-containing protein, with product MWLADFWAITREGIWWISKAHTLGVKAWGLPLEEMTFFLFTNLAVVQGLLLAWHPEALKRLR from the coding sequence CTGTGGCTCGCGGACTTCTGGGCCATTACCCGGGAGGGGATCTGGTGGATCTCCAAGGCCCACACCCTGGGGGTGAAGGCCTGGGGGCTTCCCCTGGAGGAGATGACCTTCTTCCTCTTCACCAACCTGGCCGTGGTGCAGGGCCTCCTCCTGGCCTGGCACCCCGAGGCCCTGAAGCGGCTGCGATGA
- a CDS encoding lysophospholipid acyltransferase family protein, giving the protein MTLDPRRPFARFLRFLVEAMLLGSLKGGLRGVYLRGEVPEGPLVLAMNHHSFYDGHLVWFLARRARRPASLLVAEENLKAFPVLALAGALEAGRVREALRHLQRGEWVAVFPEGEMRYPGPLGPLRPGAAWLSARAKVPLLPVACRVVLRGFEHPEAFLWVGEPLPPGGDPAEALGGLLASLDALLARTHPREVPEGFREALRGRRSLEERVRLLVEAMRRL; this is encoded by the coding sequence ATGACCCTGGACCCCAGGCGCCCCTTCGCCCGCTTCCTCCGGTTTTTGGTGGAGGCCATGCTCCTCGGAAGCCTCAAAGGGGGCCTGCGGGGGGTGTACCTCAGGGGGGAGGTGCCGGAAGGCCCCCTGGTCTTGGCCATGAACCACCACAGCTTCTACGATGGGCACCTGGTCTGGTTTCTGGCCCGGCGGGCCCGGAGACCCGCAAGCCTCTTGGTGGCGGAGGAAAACCTCAAGGCCTTCCCCGTTCTGGCCCTGGCGGGGGCCCTCGAGGCGGGGCGGGTGCGGGAGGCCTTAAGGCACCTGCAGCGGGGGGAGTGGGTGGCCGTCTTCCCCGAGGGGGAGATGCGCTACCCCGGCCCCCTGGGCCCCTTGCGCCCCGGGGCGGCCTGGCTCTCCGCCAGGGCCAAGGTGCCCCTCCTCCCCGTGGCCTGCCGGGTGGTCCTGCGGGGCTTCGAGCACCCCGAGGCCTTCCTCTGGGTGGGGGAACCCCTTCCCCCGGGGGGCGACCCCGCCGAGGCCCTAGGGGGACTCCTGGCCAGCCTGGACGCCCTCCTGGCCAGGACCCACCCCCGGGAGGTACCCGAGGGCTTCCGGGAGGCCTTGCGAGGGCGGCGGAGCCTGGAGGAGCGGGTGAGGCTCCTCGTGGAGGCCATGCGGCGGCTATGA
- a CDS encoding lycopene cyclase domain-containing protein: MTYLEFHLVFLLPPLALLLLWARPRPSRLWAYLLMPLIALLYTTPWDNYLVWQGIWGYPEGRVLFRIGYVPFEEYLFFLLQPLLTGALLFRLAGEPPRPGPGLARVVGGGLWLLLTALGVMLLALGGPYLYLGLILAYFAPVFVLQWAFGGTSSSPGASPFSSGSSCPPSTCGSRTSGPLPGRGSGGSPRPTPWG; encoded by the coding sequence ATGACCTACCTGGAGTTCCACCTCGTCTTTCTCCTTCCCCCCTTGGCCCTGCTCCTCCTCTGGGCCCGGCCCAGGCCCTCGAGGCTATGGGCCTACCTCCTCATGCCCCTCATCGCCCTCCTCTACACCACCCCTTGGGACAACTACCTGGTCTGGCAGGGGATTTGGGGCTACCCCGAGGGGCGGGTGCTCTTCCGCATCGGCTACGTGCCCTTTGAGGAGTACCTCTTCTTCCTCCTCCAGCCCCTCCTCACCGGCGCCCTCCTCTTCCGCCTGGCGGGTGAGCCCCCACGCCCAGGCCCGGGCCTGGCCCGGGTGGTGGGGGGTGGGCTCTGGCTCCTCCTCACCGCCTTGGGGGTGATGCTCTTGGCGCTGGGGGGACCCTACCTCTACCTGGGCCTCATCCTGGCCTACTTCGCCCCTGTCTTCGTGTTGCAGTGGGCCTTTGGGGGGACCTCCTCTTCGCCTGGCGCAAGCCCCTTCTCCTCGGGGTCCTCCTGCCCACCCTCTACCTGTGGCTCGCGGACTTCTGGGCCATTACCCGGGAGGGGATCTGGTGGATCTCCAAGGCCCACACCCTGGGGGTGA